The following coding sequences are from one Gadus macrocephalus chromosome 3, ASM3116895v1 window:
- the LOC132453676 gene encoding cyclin-dependent kinase inhibitor 1C-like: MMKILVLLGCLLSLALALPVDEVHERIARSSSDSDSREMGRYPSYYPPYPRFPPPPPPQNQADLLALLLQFLLANSAPAPAPAPTPAPAPAPTPAPTLAPTS, translated from the exons ATGATGAAGATACTGGTACTGCTTGGATGTCTCCTgagtctggctctggctcttcCA GTGGACGAAGTGCATGAGAGAATTGCTCGTTCTTCCTCTGACTCCGATTCCAGAGAG ATGGGGCGGTATCCGTCATACTACCCACCGTATCCCCGgttccccccaccaccaccaccacagaacCAGGCCGACCTATTGGCCTTGCTCCTGCAATTCCTGCTGGCTAACTCCGCCCCGGCCCCGGCTCCAGCTCCcaccccggccccggccccggcccccaccCCGGCCCCCACCCTGGCCCCAACCTCCTAA
- the LOC132453677 gene encoding uncharacterized protein LOC132453677: MKFVLFVIFFAMNCIVNYGHHYGSSNSDSDERLYPYLFPTFQWYRPRPPPVRYPFPFWPVHPRPLPAPAPPPAPPRTPAPTPPPPTPARTPGRGDTDP, from the exons ATgaagtttgttttgtttgtgattttcttcGCAATGAACTGCATTGTG AATTACGGGCATCACTATGGCAGCAGCAACTCTGATAGTGATGAG AGGCTCTACCCCTACCTGTTCCCCACCTTCCAGTGGTACCGCCCCAGACCTCCGCCCGTCCGCTACCCCTTCCCGTTCTGGCCTGTGCACCCGAGGCCCCTGCCTGCTCCGGCCCCTCCTCCGGCCCCACCTCGGACCCCGGCCCCTACGCCCCCGCCCCCGACCCCCGCCCGGACCCCTGGCCGCGGGGACACGGACCCCTAA
- the LOC132454046 gene encoding uncharacterized protein LOC132454046, protein MVVTFMLLCLALSAAALPVTPGPETQGTEQTAQSAPPVEQAGEKAGPQVLVQILPGQQGQHPLTAANPPPEQQHLPQYHLANQHPEPQYMPQYYLPMHHPPWFTHSGPPRGMPFQPAMQPPFQPALQQPAMQPPFQPALQQPAMQPALQPAMQPNPQQPGPQPANQPAVQAPLQPQLQGVPVPIQPIQQAPPPMMLNPYGYFPFYPSLQGNQQYTPYAYPMMYPAAPAAPNVQVNPPPNPVPQSPVSPGETGPPPPGAAAPATEQQQQQQQQQQQQQQPQNPQIVYMIHRPMNAQLGGLSSEELEMVAKLSNSGFFGPHFQPNMGPEARPAAATLNQAGGPQVEAPEPNEAPARV, encoded by the exons ATGGTTGTGACCTTCATGCTGCTATGTCTCGCTCTCAGCGCAGCTGCACTACCA GTAACTCCAGGCCCGGAGACACAGGGGACGGAACAAACTGCTCAAAGCGCTCCGCCCGTGGAGCAGGCGGGTGAGAAGGCCGGACCTCAGGTTCTGGTCCAGATCCTCCCTGGTCAACAGGGACAGCATCCCCTCACTGCGGCCAACCCGCCCCCAGAGCAACAGCACCTGCCCCAGTACCACCTGGCCAACCAGCACCCAGAACCGCAGTACATGCCCCAGTACTACCTGCCCATGCATCATCCACCCTGGTTCACACACAGTGGGCCTCCCAGGGGGATGCCCTTCCAGCCAGCCATGCAGCCGCCCTTCCAGCCTGCCCTCCAGCAGCCTGCCATGCAGCCGCCCTTCCAGCCTGCCCTCCAGCAGCCTGCCATGCAGCCTGCCCTTCAGCCCGCCATGCAGCCTAACCCCCAGCAGCCCGGCCCCCAGCCCGCCAACCAGCCCGCCGTGCAGGCGCCCCttcaaccacaactgcagggaGTTCCGGTTCCAATCCAGCCAATCCAGCAGGCCCCGCCTCCTATG ATGCTAAATCCTTATGGATATTTTCCTTTCTACCCATCCCTGCAAGGGAACCAGCAG taCACACCGTATGCATATCCCATGATGTACCCCGCCGCGCCGGCAGCCCCCAATGTTCAGgtgaacccccccccaaacccagtCCCACAGAGTCCAGTATCACCAGGGGAGACGGGCCCGCCGCCTCCAGGAGCCGCTGCCCCGGCaactgagcagcagcagcagcagcagcagcagcagcagcagcagcagcagccacag AACCCCCAGATCGTCTACATGATTCATCGGCCGATG AACGCACAGCTGGGTGGTCTTAGCTCTGAAGAGCTTGAG ATGGTGGCTAAACTAAGCAACAGTGGGTTCTTCGGGCCCCACTTCCAGCCCAACATGGGCCCTGAAGCTCGGCCCGCCGCGGCCACCCTGAACCAGGCCGGGGGCCCCCAGGTGGAGGCACCGGAGCCCAATGAGGCCCCCGCAAGGGTTTAG